One genomic region from Kwoniella dejecticola CBS 10117 chromosome 1, complete sequence encodes:
- a CDS encoding glutamate 5-kinase has product MTSKIKATPLTIVIKLGTSSIVSPEYPFLPHLELLSSIVETVVHLRSLGHRVVLCSSGAIGVGLRRMNLRGRGKALSQKQALAAIGQGRLIALWDNLFSQLDQPIAQILLTRMDISDRTRYLNAQNTFSELLQMGVVPIVNENDTVSVTEIKFGDNDTLSAISSAIVHADYLFLLTDVECLYTDNPRNNPDAKPVRVVRDIEKVKQQVSTATLGTSLGTGGMSTKLIAAELATAAGTTTVIMHSANVKDIFRVIEKGAGPSRDISETPYLEEGPLCTRFLRRETALKDRKWWIAHGLHSAGTIVIDEGAYRAIQRKESGGRLLPAGVVRVEGPFASHQAVRLIVRRRRRDHHHHHHRLENERNENTDGGVSRNSIDVDESVPPSPTRGSTSTSRFSIDDTSNKPSTLISPALKHLAGAGVGGEPSTPQLQPILSLSSSIASLDPLSKSIPSSPSPATILSMSNSSINERLDKISLNDTEQRDKKREEEEGQGWEEVEIGKGLAQYNSVEIDRIKGLKSAHIETVLGYSESEHVVDSITFL; this is encoded by the exons ATGACT TCCAAGATCAAAGCGACTCCTCTGACTATAGTGATCAAGCTCG GAACCTCGTCGATTGTTTCTCCCGAATACCCCTTTCTCCCGCACTTGGAACTCCTGTCCTCGATAGTGGAGACAGTAGTTCACCTGAGATCACTGGGTCACAGAGTCGTATTATGTTCCTCGGGCGCTATTGGAGTCgggctgaggaggatgaatTTGAGAGGGAGAGGTAAAGCCTTGAGTCAGAAACAG GCCTTAGCGGCAATAGGTCAAGGTAGATTGATAGCCTTATGGGATAATTTGTTCTCGCAATTGGATCAGCCTATTGCGCAGATTTTATTAACACGAATGGATATTTCGGAT AGAACGAGATACCTGAATGCCCAGAATACGTTCTCGGAATTGCTCCAGATGGGTGTGGTACCTATCGTAAACGAAAATGATACTGTATCGGTGACT GAAATCAAATTCGGTGATAATGATACCTTATCAGCTATCTCTTCGGCCATAGTGCATGCGGATTACCTGTTTTTGTTGACTGATGTAGAATGtct CTACACGGACAACCCAAGGAATAATCCGGATGCGAAACCTGTTCGAGTGGTTAGGGATATTGAAAAAGTCAAacagcaag TATCGACGGCTACGCTGGGCACATCATTGGGAACGGGTGGAATGTCAACGAAATTGATAGCTGCAGAATTGGCCACGGCGGCAGGCACAACGACTGTCATAATGCATTCGGCCAACGTGAAGGACATATTCAGGGTAATAGAGAAAGGTGCTGGACCAAGTAGGGATATATCGGAAACTCCGTACTTGGAAGAAGGACCGTTATGTACGAGATTCTTGCGACGAGAAACCGCCTTGAAAGA CCGAAAATGGTGGATCGCACATGGATTACATTCCGCTGGGACGATCGTAATTGACGAAGGAGCTTATCGGGCTATACAGAGAAAAGAGTCTGGTGGCAGATTACTTCCAGCAGGAGTAGTCAGGGTGGAAGGTCCCTTCGCTTCACATCAGGCTGTTCGGCTCATTGTTCGACGCAGAAGACGtgatcatcaccaccaccaccaccgcctcgAGAATGAACGCAACGAGAATACCGATGGAGGGGTATCTAGAAACTCGATAGACGTAGACGAAAGTGTTCCACCTAGTCCGACACGAggttcaacctcaacttcgagaTTCAGTATAGACGATACGTCGAATAAACCTTCAACGCTGATATCCCCTGCACTGAAACACTTGGCAGGGGCAGGGGTGGGGGGCGAACCTTCGACTCCTCAACTACAACCTATATTatccctttcatcctcgatagcttctttgGACCCACTTTCGAAATCTATCCCctcgtctccttccccaGCTACTATCTTGTCTATGTCtaattcatcgatcaatgagAGATTAGATAAGATATCTCTGAATGATACCGAACAGAGAGACAaaaaaagagaagaagaggaagggcaaggatgggaagaagtggaaaTTGGGAAAGGTCTGGCGCAGTATAATAGTGTTGAGATCGATAGGATAAAAGGGTtgaaaag TGCGCATATCGAGACTGTATTGGGATATTCGGAGTCTGAACATGTGGTAGACTCGATAACATTCCTGTGA